One Fuerstiella marisgermanici DNA window includes the following coding sequences:
- a CDS encoding PSD1 and planctomycete cytochrome C domain-containing protein, translating into MTITKKLAACFSLFFLMNASLCSVQADEGDRLFTLRVLPLLKEKCFGCHASTPDDLKGDYAVDSREALLEGGESGDPSIVPGKPEDSVLYQAVMWEGYEMPPKENDRLTKRQTEYVRRWIELGAPWPEEAKQQEIREAEWAVRENEDGLIVDTSGGTADEWTYRRYQPADTWAFQPVKSKSDFDPSPGEADHPVDFFIGRQLASAKLQPAERADASTLIRRATYDLTGLPPTPEEVEQFQASSKKDATKAYENLIDRLLASPHYGERQAQHWLDVVRYADTGGFSNDYERSNAWRYRDYVIRSFNDDKPFNQFVMEQIAGDEIADATSESRKKDAAVASNIGFSLSQAEGAVATGFLRLGPWGTAMIPQEEARQIYLDDLVHTTGQAFLSMPLRCCRCHDHKFDPIPTRDYYRIYAAFATTQPAEVEAEFLQEENLSGFDEKRKLVEELLAFAKADLKTVNDKMEAAAKAWYAEHDLPYKNENARQKDPEDKKPPRHVGLTPEEKGIKKVREQDVWIWERRLERYQPMAQSVYNGPDKWSNARKLRPAPKVDKSWRPPTFILTGGALEAKGDPVGPGVLSATGLPVKGSAGQQPVEDDPWRISDDLSGRRLQLARWIASDKNPLTARSFVNRIWQSHFGTGIVKTANNFGAKGSKPTHPELLDWLTADFIENGWKVKRLHRLIMTSDAWQRSGSHNNLKHLETVDPNNNLLARFPARRLTAEEFRDTALLLSGELNREMGGVPIMPEMNMEVALQPRMIQFSIAPAHQPSRTPAERNRRTIYTYRVRGQADPLLEILNLPNPNESCELRDAAAVTPQAFTLMNSDVVTDRSIAFASRVQSDQPNAPATQIHQAMRLAFGRTPSPHEQSSLLEYYKKMLAYHEDHTPEEVAYPTQVTRSLVEEFTGEPFEFIELLNVYNDYVPDKKPWTVSAQTRAMADVCLLLLNSNELLYVY; encoded by the coding sequence ATGACAATAACTAAGAAACTAGCGGCTTGTTTTTCGCTGTTTTTTCTTATGAACGCATCGCTTTGCAGCGTGCAGGCTGATGAGGGCGATCGCCTGTTTACTCTGCGGGTGCTGCCACTACTGAAAGAAAAGTGCTTTGGCTGCCATGCCTCAACCCCGGATGACCTCAAGGGCGACTACGCCGTCGATTCGCGCGAAGCGCTGCTGGAAGGCGGCGAATCGGGCGATCCGTCTATCGTGCCCGGAAAGCCGGAGGACAGCGTGCTGTACCAGGCGGTGATGTGGGAGGGCTACGAAATGCCGCCCAAGGAAAACGATCGGCTGACCAAACGGCAAACCGAGTATGTCCGACGCTGGATAGAATTAGGAGCTCCCTGGCCGGAAGAAGCCAAACAACAGGAAATCCGCGAGGCCGAGTGGGCCGTCCGTGAAAATGAAGACGGCCTGATTGTGGATACCAGCGGCGGCACCGCTGACGAATGGACGTACCGACGCTACCAGCCCGCAGACACGTGGGCGTTTCAGCCCGTGAAGTCGAAATCAGACTTCGATCCGTCGCCCGGCGAAGCGGATCATCCGGTCGACTTTTTTATCGGTCGGCAGCTTGCCTCGGCCAAACTTCAGCCGGCGGAACGGGCTGACGCCAGCACGTTGATTCGGCGAGCCACCTACGACTTGACGGGACTTCCACCGACGCCGGAAGAAGTCGAACAATTTCAGGCATCGTCGAAAAAAGATGCCACGAAGGCGTATGAGAACCTCATCGACCGCTTGCTGGCCAGTCCTCATTATGGCGAACGACAAGCTCAGCACTGGTTGGACGTCGTTCGATACGCAGACACCGGGGGCTTCAGCAACGACTACGAACGCAGCAACGCGTGGCGATACCGCGACTACGTGATTCGATCCTTTAATGATGACAAACCGTTCAATCAGTTTGTGATGGAGCAGATTGCGGGCGACGAAATCGCAGATGCAACATCTGAAAGTCGGAAAAAGGACGCAGCAGTCGCATCGAACATTGGCTTTTCTTTAAGCCAGGCAGAAGGTGCGGTCGCGACGGGTTTTCTACGGCTGGGGCCTTGGGGAACGGCCATGATTCCTCAGGAAGAAGCTCGCCAGATTTACCTGGACGACCTTGTCCACACAACGGGGCAAGCGTTTCTTTCGATGCCACTGCGCTGTTGTCGCTGTCATGATCACAAATTCGATCCGATCCCGACGCGAGACTATTACCGCATCTATGCCGCGTTCGCGACGACTCAGCCAGCCGAAGTAGAAGCCGAATTTCTGCAGGAAGAAAACCTCAGCGGCTTCGATGAAAAGCGAAAGCTGGTGGAAGAACTACTGGCCTTTGCGAAGGCAGATCTAAAAACCGTCAACGACAAAATGGAGGCGGCCGCAAAAGCGTGGTACGCCGAACATGACCTCCCATACAAAAACGAGAACGCTCGACAGAAAGATCCGGAAGACAAAAAGCCACCGCGACACGTGGGCCTGACGCCTGAAGAAAAGGGCATCAAGAAAGTACGCGAACAGGACGTCTGGATTTGGGAACGCCGTCTGGAACGCTATCAGCCGATGGCTCAAAGCGTGTACAACGGCCCGGACAAATGGTCCAACGCTCGCAAGTTACGGCCTGCCCCAAAGGTCGACAAATCATGGCGTCCGCCCACGTTTATCCTGACCGGCGGTGCTCTGGAAGCCAAAGGCGATCCGGTAGGACCGGGCGTGCTGAGTGCCACGGGGCTGCCAGTCAAGGGAAGCGCTGGGCAACAACCTGTTGAAGACGATCCTTGGCGAATCAGCGACGACCTGTCCGGTCGCCGCCTGCAACTCGCACGCTGGATCGCCAGCGACAAGAACCCGCTGACCGCTCGATCGTTTGTAAACCGCATCTGGCAGTCGCATTTCGGCACCGGCATCGTCAAAACGGCGAACAACTTCGGTGCGAAAGGCAGCAAGCCGACGCATCCAGAATTGCTGGATTGGCTGACCGCAGATTTCATTGAAAACGGCTGGAAGGTGAAGCGACTGCATCGCCTGATTATGACGTCCGATGCGTGGCAGCGATCCGGCAGCCATAACAACCTGAAGCATCTGGAAACAGTCGATCCCAACAACAACCTGCTGGCTCGTTTTCCGGCGAGGCGTCTGACAGCTGAAGAATTCCGTGACACAGCGCTGCTGTTAAGCGGTGAACTGAATCGAGAAATGGGCGGAGTTCCCATCATGCCGGAAATGAACATGGAAGTCGCATTGCAGCCGCGCATGATTCAATTTTCGATTGCTCCGGCACATCAGCCGTCGCGAACTCCGGCAGAACGCAACCGTCGTACGATCTACACTTACCGGGTTCGAGGCCAGGCAGACCCTCTGCTGGAAATCCTGAATCTGCCCAACCCGAATGAAAGCTGTGAACTGCGAGACGCCGCAGCCGTGACGCCTCAGGCCTTCACACTGATGAACAGCGACGTGGTCACCGACCGATCCATCGCGTTTGCGTCTCGCGTGCAGTCTGATCAGCCGAATGCCCCCGCCACGCAAATTCATCAGGCCATGCGACTGGCGTTCGGCCGAACACCTTCGCCCCACGAACAATCCAGCCTGCTGGAGTACTACAAAAAGATGCTGGCCTATCACGAAGACCATACGCCTGAAGAAGTCGCATACCCAACTCAGGTGACTCGCTCGCTGGTCGAAGAATTCACCGGGGAACCCTTCGAATTCATCGAACTACTAAACGTGTACAACGACTATGTACCGGACAAAAAGCCCTGGACAGTTTCAGCGCAGACCCGAGCGATGGCCGATGTTTGTTTACTATTGTTGAACAGCAACGAGTTGCTTTACGTCTATTAA
- a CDS encoding exo-beta-N-acetylmuramidase NamZ family protein, whose amino-acid sequence MTEYVKTGLEEFLAAPPADLRNANLGLLMNQASVDNTFRYACDLLENAFPGRLKLLFSPQHGLWGEQQANMIESPDNTYESLNLPVASLYSETRRPTQQMLAQIDCLVIDLQDVGTRVYTFIWTMLECLHACAKHGVKVCVLDRPNPLGGLVAEGPLLEPGFRSFVGGTEIPMRHGLTIGELAKMFNTEENIGADLTVVPMTGWRRSMLFPETRLPWIAPSPNMPRFETAVLYPGQVLLEGTTLSEGRGTTMPFEVVGAPFLDPTELLRLVNRWDHPGVGLMPVHFRPTFDKWKDASCGGLAIHVQDAAAVRSFELTVAIIAAAAELASDQDLWLPPPYEYEYHKPPIDILYGHDRYRTAANKGLTQNEHSMLSLAACDEDAWWSRCEPFLMYGAD is encoded by the coding sequence TTGACTGAATACGTCAAAACCGGACTGGAAGAATTTCTCGCCGCACCGCCAGCAGACCTGCGAAACGCAAATCTGGGCCTGCTGATGAACCAGGCGTCGGTCGACAACACGTTCCGGTACGCTTGCGATCTGCTCGAAAACGCTTTCCCAGGCCGACTGAAATTGTTGTTTTCTCCGCAGCACGGGTTGTGGGGCGAACAGCAGGCCAACATGATTGAATCGCCGGATAACACTTACGAGTCGCTGAACCTTCCGGTCGCCAGTTTGTATTCGGAAACACGTCGTCCCACCCAGCAAATGCTGGCGCAAATCGATTGCCTTGTCATCGATCTTCAGGACGTGGGGACTCGCGTCTACACATTCATCTGGACGATGCTGGAATGTCTGCACGCCTGTGCAAAGCACGGGGTAAAGGTTTGCGTCCTCGATCGCCCCAATCCACTTGGCGGACTGGTCGCCGAAGGCCCTCTGTTGGAACCCGGCTTCCGCAGCTTTGTGGGCGGCACCGAAATTCCCATGCGTCACGGGCTGACGATTGGCGAACTGGCGAAGATGTTTAACACCGAAGAAAACATCGGTGCGGATCTAACGGTAGTCCCCATGACCGGCTGGCGGCGGTCGATGTTATTTCCCGAAACCAGGCTGCCATGGATCGCTCCTTCGCCCAACATGCCTCGATTCGAAACCGCGGTGTTGTATCCCGGTCAAGTGTTACTGGAAGGAACGACGTTGTCGGAAGGTCGAGGAACAACGATGCCGTTTGAAGTCGTCGGAGCACCGTTTCTGGATCCCACGGAACTGCTGCGATTGGTCAACAGATGGGACCATCCGGGCGTCGGGTTGATGCCGGTCCACTTCAGGCCCACGTTTGACAAATGGAAGGATGCCTCCTGCGGCGGGCTCGCGATTCATGTGCAAGACGCAGCGGCCGTGAGATCTTTTGAGCTGACAGTAGCGATCATTGCCGCGGCGGCTGAACTGGCGAGTGATCAGGATCTCTGGCTGCCGCCACCGTATGAGTATGAATATCACAAACCGCCAATTGATATTCTCTACGGCCACGACCGGTATCGAACAGCCGCCAATAAAGGCCTGACTCAAAATGAGCACTCAATGCTGTCGCTGGCGGCGTGCGACGAAGACGCGTGGTGGAGCCGCTGTGAACCGTTCCTGATGTATGGCGCAGATTGA
- a CDS encoding four helix bundle protein, translating into MGQKYAFDLEDRLVEFAVRIISVVEALPETRVGKHVAGQLVRSATSPAPNYGEAQSAESRKDFIHKLKVALKELRETMIWLKIIERKPLCSPDRTKDIIEECNQPISIFVKSIETARSKP; encoded by the coding sequence ATGGGGCAAAAGTACGCGTTCGACCTGGAAGATCGATTGGTAGAATTCGCAGTTCGGATCATCAGTGTGGTAGAAGCGTTGCCGGAGACTCGAGTTGGAAAGCATGTTGCCGGTCAACTGGTTCGGTCCGCAACTTCGCCAGCCCCAAACTACGGCGAAGCACAGAGCGCCGAATCCCGCAAAGACTTTATTCACAAGCTGAAGGTGGCACTGAAAGAACTGCGTGAAACAATGATCTGGCTGAAGATTATCGAACGCAAACCATTGTGTTCACCAGATCGCACGAAAGACATCATCGAAGAATGCAACCAACCGATTTCGATCTTCGTCAAGAGCATAGAAACCGCCAGATCGAAACCATAA
- a CDS encoding DUF1501 domain-containing protein, with amino-acid sequence MSLIPRRNYLYGLGSSLGALALTDLLAADTPKAGPLAPKKPQQPAKAKAVIMLFMEGGPSHVDTFDPKPYLNALHVKESTRTKGLATGKRFYVGSPFKARKVGNAGIEMSEPWQFLADAEVADELCVYRGCKAESLNHPEALLHMNTGSRLGGDPGLGAWATYGLGSENQNLPGYVVMTELALPQAGPANWTNGFLPAHYQGTRLRSTGSPILDLNPPKFKTREHQRQALDQLAMLNATHAERHPEHRDLAARMESYELAFRMQTEIPGIVDIDSEPAHIQKSYGLDRKECEAFGRQCLMARRLVEEGVRFVQIFSGGWDSHDYLEKGHSSRINSVDQPIAALIKDLKAKGLLEDTLVVWTGEFGRTPDNNYRGGVTALGRGHNVDAMNMWFAGGGVKKGTIVGATDEIGAEAVDVVHPIRDVHVTLLHLLGLDDNKLTYFHGGRYKQLSQFGGEVIQELVG; translated from the coding sequence ATGTCCCTCATTCCACGTCGAAACTATCTCTACGGCCTCGGATCTTCCCTTGGCGCCCTTGCCCTAACCGACCTGCTGGCGGCAGACACGCCGAAGGCAGGTCCGCTGGCTCCGAAGAAGCCACAACAGCCAGCGAAGGCGAAAGCCGTCATCATGCTGTTCATGGAGGGCGGGCCGAGTCACGTCGACACCTTCGACCCCAAGCCGTATCTCAACGCCCTTCATGTAAAGGAATCGACTCGCACAAAGGGCCTGGCCACCGGCAAGCGGTTCTACGTCGGTAGCCCGTTTAAGGCGCGCAAGGTGGGGAACGCTGGGATCGAAATGAGTGAACCGTGGCAGTTTCTTGCAGACGCGGAAGTCGCCGACGAATTGTGCGTGTATCGCGGCTGTAAGGCGGAATCACTAAACCACCCGGAAGCGTTGCTGCACATGAACACGGGCAGCCGGCTGGGCGGCGATCCGGGCCTGGGAGCGTGGGCGACGTACGGCCTTGGATCCGAAAATCAAAACCTGCCGGGCTACGTCGTCATGACGGAACTCGCCCTGCCGCAGGCCGGTCCGGCGAACTGGACCAACGGTTTCCTGCCCGCGCACTATCAGGGAACCCGGCTGCGATCGACTGGCTCCCCGATTCTGGACCTGAATCCGCCGAAGTTTAAGACGCGTGAGCACCAAAGACAGGCACTCGACCAATTAGCAATGCTGAATGCGACTCACGCCGAACGGCATCCCGAACATCGCGACCTTGCCGCTCGCATGGAAAGCTACGAATTGGCGTTTCGGATGCAGACCGAAATTCCTGGCATCGTCGATATCGACAGTGAACCAGCACACATTCAAAAGTCGTACGGTCTGGACCGCAAAGAATGTGAAGCGTTCGGGCGGCAGTGTCTGATGGCTCGGCGGCTGGTCGAAGAAGGCGTTCGCTTTGTGCAGATCTTTAGCGGTGGCTGGGATAGCCACGACTACCTGGAGAAAGGCCATTCCTCACGAATTAACAGTGTCGACCAGCCGATCGCGGCGTTGATCAAAGACCTGAAAGCGAAAGGATTGCTGGAAGATACGCTGGTCGTCTGGACGGGCGAATTCGGTCGCACGCCAGACAACAATTATCGCGGCGGAGTCACCGCACTGGGCCGCGGCCACAACGTCGATGCAATGAACATGTGGTTTGCTGGTGGCGGCGTCAAAAAGGGAACCATCGTCGGCGCGACGGACGAAATCGGGGCGGAAGCGGTCGACGTTGTGCATCCAATCCGCGATGTCCATGTGACACTGCTACACCTGCTGGGACTGGACGACAACAAACTGACCTACTTCCACGGCGGACGCTACAAGCAGTTGTCTCAGTTTGGCGGTGAAGTGATTCAGGAACTGGTGGGGTAG
- a CDS encoding cadherin domain-containing protein, producing the protein MQKILKSLFSEGHGSRSRRSKMTRHGSFGRAAHLRPASTLEKLEDRALLAAQLIASDVTTKTVSAGDTFTVPVIYQTLDDSGTAAALQSNLISFNLHFDSTQLEFVETAPAGIFTEGLTAVPTAVRAESEVSGDDNDASTNDVLVASYTDSDFALFFGWPNSPSASGLTLYTATFTAKAGFTGTTVNFSANETGNVVGQGASFEFQQTPLMLNAPAGNADPVIASAASDSVPENQLTAIDVNATDADGDTLTYALSGGADAGLFDINGSSGLVTFKTAPDFEAPADAGANNVYNFSVTVTDGNGGTASQDIAITVTDVNETANQNPVINSAASASVQENQTSAIDVNATDADGDTITYSISGGADASLFNIVASTGVVTFKAAPDFEAPGDVGGNNVYDIVVTANDGNGGSASQNIAITVTNVVEQTNQNPVISSAAAVSVAENQVSAIDVNATDADGDTLTYAITGGSDSDDFNINAATGVVTFKVAPDFEIPGDTGGDNIYNLQVTVTDGNGGSALQNIVVTVTDVDESSNGILQGRKFNDLNGDGFRDANEPFLNGWTILLVNAAGQTIDSQVTGDIDFNGDNQIDPATEMGWFRFSTTPGTYTLEEVPQDGWKQTAPASRLAARAFELDSQLEFRETTSAFENWGGLGETWFLGANNWYYVTPDGSLYAWNGSPRDNLSGDLVETFSPEYHQDPSLLFDAIPAVSDTYTVVANQTSPNVNFGNFNIGNPASITGRKWNDLNGDGQRSDDEPWLNGWTIELLNADGVVVGSTITADMDINGDNVITPGVESGWYSFNDVTPGQWTVREVVQAGWEQTSPADAVAAEAFKLDSELNLRYSRSLFNNWGGLGERWMLGDSNWYFVTPDGSFFEWNGSARDNLSGTKIGQLSADYHASPELIYDALNPAAYSLTVTPGQTVEDINFGNREIGGGGGSTDFDGQGNVKVRVSGNHLILTGDNAGNGVLVYTNSAGFVTVEGLGDTTIDGHSTPWVSQSWTAIPGDLRVDLNDGDDALIIQNLSVGDDVTVRLDGGDNYLLASELAVADNLDVKTSSGHNTIVIQDSEIGDAAKIVTGNGQDAIFGDGVTVGGKTTISTKRGDDVFAIRDSSHLGNVSVDAGRDNDQVVLVGANSLGGKVTADGGAGTDALDVDSSTTFVSEPSVKRFESDSIADVSGLLDSLMERLASVGLDGLLDFASPA; encoded by the coding sequence ATGCAAAAGATTCTGAAATCACTGTTCTCTGAGGGCCACGGATCGCGATCGCGGCGCAGCAAGATGACGCGGCACGGCTCATTTGGGCGAGCAGCCCATCTGCGACCAGCTTCAACCCTCGAAAAGCTGGAAGATCGAGCCCTGCTGGCGGCTCAGCTGATCGCGTCTGATGTGACCACCAAAACCGTTTCGGCGGGTGACACTTTCACTGTTCCCGTGATCTACCAAACTCTTGATGACAGTGGGACTGCAGCGGCCCTTCAGTCCAATCTCATTAGTTTCAACCTGCACTTTGACTCAACGCAACTTGAGTTTGTCGAGACGGCTCCGGCCGGTATTTTTACAGAAGGCCTAACAGCAGTTCCGACGGCCGTGCGAGCTGAAAGCGAGGTTTCTGGTGACGACAACGACGCATCAACCAATGATGTTCTGGTAGCCAGTTACACAGACAGCGACTTTGCCCTGTTTTTCGGATGGCCGAACTCACCCTCCGCGTCGGGGTTGACCCTGTATACCGCGACGTTCACAGCTAAAGCTGGCTTCACGGGAACGACGGTTAACTTCTCAGCCAACGAAACGGGAAACGTTGTTGGGCAGGGGGCCTCATTTGAATTCCAGCAGACCCCACTGATGCTCAATGCCCCCGCGGGAAATGCTGACCCAGTGATTGCGTCCGCTGCCAGCGATTCTGTTCCGGAAAACCAGCTGACAGCAATTGATGTCAATGCAACTGACGCCGACGGTGATACGCTGACGTACGCACTTTCTGGCGGTGCGGACGCGGGACTGTTCGACATCAATGGCAGCAGTGGTCTTGTAACGTTCAAGACGGCTCCAGATTTTGAAGCACCCGCAGATGCCGGTGCTAACAATGTCTATAACTTCTCGGTAACGGTCACCGACGGCAATGGTGGAACCGCTTCACAGGACATCGCCATCACGGTGACCGATGTCAATGAAACAGCGAACCAGAATCCCGTCATCAATTCCGCGGCCAGTGCGTCGGTGCAGGAAAACCAAACTTCTGCCATTGATGTCAACGCGACCGACGCCGACGGAGACACGATTACCTACTCAATTTCCGGTGGAGCGGACGCCAGCTTGTTCAACATCGTGGCGTCGACAGGTGTTGTGACCTTCAAGGCAGCTCCCGATTTTGAAGCTCCTGGCGATGTTGGTGGCAACAACGTTTACGACATTGTGGTTACAGCAAATGACGGCAATGGCGGCTCTGCCTCGCAGAATATTGCCATCACGGTAACCAACGTCGTTGAGCAAACGAATCAGAATCCTGTGATTAGTTCTGCAGCGGCCGTGTCGGTGGCTGAGAACCAGGTTTCAGCAATCGACGTTAACGCGACAGACGCGGACGGCGATACTCTGACCTACGCGATCACGGGAGGATCTGATAGCGACGACTTCAACATCAACGCGGCGACCGGTGTTGTCACTTTCAAAGTTGCTCCGGACTTCGAAATCCCCGGCGACACGGGTGGCGACAATATCTACAACCTGCAAGTCACTGTGACGGACGGCAACGGCGGTTCCGCTCTTCAGAACATTGTAGTCACGGTGACCGACGTTGATGAAAGCTCGAACGGAATTCTTCAGGGCCGTAAGTTCAACGACCTGAACGGCGACGGTTTCCGGGACGCCAACGAGCCGTTTTTGAATGGCTGGACGATTCTGCTGGTCAACGCGGCCGGCCAGACAATCGATTCTCAGGTGACTGGTGATATCGATTTCAATGGCGACAACCAGATTGATCCCGCGACGGAAATGGGCTGGTTCCGCTTCTCAACAACGCCAGGCACCTACACGCTTGAAGAAGTTCCTCAGGATGGCTGGAAGCAAACCGCTCCCGCGAGCCGTCTGGCTGCTCGGGCATTCGAGCTGGATTCCCAACTGGAATTCCGCGAAACAACAAGTGCCTTTGAAAACTGGGGCGGACTTGGTGAAACATGGTTCCTTGGTGCCAACAACTGGTACTACGTGACGCCCGATGGTTCGCTATATGCATGGAACGGCAGCCCTCGCGACAACCTGTCTGGCGACTTGGTCGAAACTTTTAGCCCGGAATACCACCAGGATCCGAGCTTGCTGTTCGACGCCATTCCAGCCGTCAGCGATACCTACACCGTTGTGGCCAACCAGACGTCCCCCAACGTCAACTTTGGCAACTTTAACATCGGCAATCCTGCTTCGATTACCGGTCGCAAGTGGAACGATCTGAATGGCGACGGTCAACGCAGCGACGATGAGCCGTGGCTGAACGGTTGGACGATTGAGCTTCTGAATGCTGACGGTGTAGTTGTTGGTTCAACCATTACGGCCGACATGGACATCAACGGCGACAACGTGATCACTCCCGGTGTTGAATCCGGTTGGTATTCGTTTAACGATGTGACGCCTGGTCAGTGGACCGTTCGCGAAGTGGTCCAGGCTGGTTGGGAGCAGACGTCACCCGCCGATGCGGTTGCTGCTGAAGCCTTCAAGTTAGACAGCGAACTTAATCTGCGGTACAGCCGCAGCCTGTTTAACAACTGGGGTGGTCTTGGCGAACGCTGGATGCTGGGCGACAGCAACTGGTACTTCGTGACTCCAGATGGTTCGTTCTTCGAATGGAACGGCAGTGCAAGAGACAACCTAAGTGGCACAAAGATCGGGCAGTTGTCTGCTGATTACCACGCGAGTCCGGAACTGATCTACGACGCGTTGAACCCAGCAGCCTACAGCCTGACGGTAACTCCGGGCCAAACGGTCGAAGACATTAACTTCGGCAATCGTGAAATCGGTGGCGGCGGAGGTTCGACTGACTTTGATGGTCAGGGCAATGTCAAAGTTCGCGTGTCCGGCAATCACCTGATTTTGACCGGTGACAACGCGGGCAACGGCGTTCTGGTTTACACGAACTCTGCAGGATTTGTCACAGTTGAAGGACTGGGCGATACCACGATCGATGGTCACAGCACGCCATGGGTCAGCCAGTCATGGACAGCAATTCCAGGCGATCTTCGAGTCGATCTAAACGACGGTGACGACGCTCTGATCATCCAGAATCTTTCTGTCGGCGACGATGTGACGGTGCGGTTGGACGGAGGCGATAATTACCTGCTCGCTTCTGAATTGGCGGTAGCGGACAATCTTGATGTCAAGACGTCTTCGGGCCACAACACCATCGTGATTCAGGATTCGGAAATTGGTGACGCCGCGAAGATCGTGACGGGCAATGGTCAGGATGCGATCTTCGGTGATGGTGTGACCGTTGGTGGCAAGACGACTATTTCCACCAAGCGTGGGGACGACGTCTTCGCGATCCGTGACTCGTCTCACCTTGGCAATGTCAGTGTCGACGCCGGCCGAGACAACGACCAGGTCGTACTGGTTGGAGCAAACTCACTGGGCGGCAAAGTGACGGCAGACGGTGGGGCCGGAACGGACGCGTTGGACGTTGATAGTTCCACGACGTTTGTATCTGAGCCAAGCGTGAAGCGTTTTGAGAGCGATTCAATCGCTGATGTGTCGGGCTTGCTGGATTCCTTGATGGAACGTCTGGCCAGTGTGGGACTCGACGGTTTGCTGGACTTCGCCAGCCCTGCTTAA